The Spirochaetaceae bacterium DNA window TTCGGCGAGCGTACGCGGCTTCGGCATGTCGGCGGCGATCTCGCGGTACAGCTTGGACAGGTTGTAGCACGGCACGCCAGCGTACATGTGGTGCTCGGTGTGCCAGTTCATGTGCCAGTAGATGAACTCCGAGAACGGGTCCAGGGTGATCGAGCGCACGCACTTGCGGAAGTCGGTGACGTTGTCGCGCAGGCCGGCGTGCATCGGCAGACCGACGAAGTGCGCCCACCAGTTGGCGATGAACGGAAACAGCGACAGCACGATCGGCAGCACCCACAGCCCGGTCGCGACCGCCACCACGACGATGGCGCCGTGGAACGCCAGGATGGCGCGCGCCCACCAGATCGCCTTGCGCTTCTCGCGCGGCTGGTCGGCGTACATGGCGGTCCACCACTCGCCGCCGACCACGCCGAACGCCGCCTCCACGGTGTCGAACAGCACGGGCAGCAGGCCGCCGTGGCCGAGATTGCGGCGCGAGCGCCACACGTTGAAGGTGAACAACTGCAGGAGGAGCAGGAAGCGCAGCGACACGTTGGCCGGCAGCACCGCCTCGCGGTCGCCGTCCGGGTGCAGGGTGTAGCGGTGGTGGTAGGTGTGGCTCACCGCGTAGTGGAACGGGTTGTCCCAGCTCGGCAGCGCGTACACGTACAGGAACAGCTTGTTGAGCCACTTGGTGCGGAACACCGTCTTGTGGTTCAGCTCATGGGTCGCCAGGCCGCGGAAGAAGGTGCCGATGGTGCCGTGCGCGAACAGCGCCAGCGCGAACAGGAGCCAGAGCTGGTGCGCCCAGCACACGATCGCCAGCGCAGCCGTGCACCCGAACAGGGCCAAGTGCCCGCCGGCCTGGAACCAGCCCCTCGCGTCGCTGCGCCGCATCAGCTCCCGCAGCCTCGCCGGCGCCACCGGGCACCGGTACCACTCCACCCGAAGATCCTTGCGCACCTCGGCCAGCGGCGGCCATTGATCGTTCACATTCATGCCTCGGTCGCGGATCATATCAGGATGCCCGCTCTCGGCGTAGCGCCAGCGTGCATGACTGGCTTGATTGCATTGCAATCGTTGCGCTATGCTGGGCCGTGAGGAAACCTGGAGGCTTGACCATGGCGAGCATCACGATCCGCAATCTCGACGACGACGTGAAGACGCAGTTGCGCATCCGGGCGGCAGGCAACGGCCGTTCCATGGAAGAGGAAGCGCGGCGCATTCTGCGCGAGGCGGTTGGGCCCAAGAGGCGGACCTCGAACCTCGCGCGCGCCATCCGTTCGCGGTTCGCGCCCCTCGGTGGAGTAGAGCTGGAATTGCCGCCGCGCGAGCCGGCCCGCGAGCCACCTCGTTTCGAGTGAAACCGACGGGATGTACGTGCTCGACACCAATGTCGTTTCGGAGCTGATGCGGCCGGAGCCGGCTCAGGCCGTCGAGGCCTGGGTCGCTGGGCAGCCGGCAGGGAACCTGTTCTTTTCCGCAGTGGGAGAGGCGGAGTTGCGTTACGGGGTTGCCATCATGCCGGAGGGCCGGCGCCGGAACCAGGTCGGCGCGGAGGTCGAAGCCGTGTTGAGCGAAGATTTCGAGGGCCGAGTGCTGCCGTTCGAAAGTCGCGCGGCACGTTTCTATGCGGTGATTGCCGCCGAGTGCCGCGCCGCCGGACGTCCCGCCGCGCAAGCCGATTGCCAGATCGCCGCTATCGCGCGGGCACGCGGCATGGCGGTAGCCACGCGCAACGTTCGCCACTTCGAACACATGGGCATCGACGTGACCGACCCGTGGGAGGACGAATGATTCAGGATCCGCATCGACCGAGCTACCACCACCTCCTGGACGCTGAACCGCCTCGGCAGGCACGGCAGGCACGGCAGGCACGGCAGGCATGAGCACCTTGAGCGCGCGGCACGTATTCGTGGTACGGTGAGCGGAAGCCGCTCCGCACAGAATGGAGCCGCCATACGGGAGGGTTTACTTATGAGACGGATTGGAGTCTTCTCGCCGCTGGCCACGTTCGCGGCCCTGCTGCTGTCGGGGGCGACCGCGTGGGCAGGCGCAGCGTCCGAGCCAGAGGAACAGGCGTCCGGCACGATGGCCGCCACGGGCATGTACAACGAAGCCCCCATGCTGGCCAAGCTGGTCGCCGGCGGCGAACTACCACCGGTCGATGACCGGCTGCCTGAAGTGCCCAAGGTGCACTACATGATCGAGAGCGTCGGCCGATATGGCGGCGAGCTGCGCGCCTTTGCCGTTACCGACAACATCTGGGAGAACGACCTGCAGGGGCAGTTCGGTTCCTCCCTGTTCCGCCGGCCGATCGACAATCCGTTCGGCGTGGAGGGCGACCTGGCGCAGGGCTACGAGATCAACGGCGACCGCACCGCCATGACCATCCTGCTGCGCAAGGGGCTGAAGTGGTCAGACGGCACGCCGTATACGTCGGAGGACATCCGCTTCATGCTGGAGGATTACCGCTGGCATCCCGACCTGCGCGGCGGCTCCACCTACTACGGCGTCGACTCGGTGGAGGTGGTCGACGACTACACGATCCGTCTGCACAGCCCCGACGGGCTGGGCGACATACCGTTGATCCTGACCGCCTGGCGCGGCGGATTCCGCATGGTCTTCACGCCGTCGGAGTACATGAAGCAGTTTCACGTCGACTACAATGCCGACGCGCAGAAGACGGCCGCCGAAAACGGCTTCGACAGTTGGACCGACTACTTTCAGAATCGCATCAACGACGCCCCGCTGCGCAACACCGACAAGCCCCAGGTCGAGCCGTGGGAGCTGACCCAGATCACCGACACGATCAAGGTGATGGAGCGCAATCCCTACTTCTGGAGGGTCGATCCCGACGGCAACCAGCTCCCCTACATAGACCGGGTCGTGATCCAGATCGTCAATCCCGAGGTCTATCAACTGAAGGTGAGCGGCGGCGATGCATCAATCGCATACTATCGCACCAGTCTGGACAACCTGCCCCTGTACATGGCCGGAGCCGACGCCGGCGACTACCGGGTTATCCTCTACCGCAGCCACTCCACCGCCTGGATGAAGTACTTCACGGTCGGCAGATTCAACAAGGATCCGGTGATCCGCGAGCTGTTCTCCGACCTCGACTTCCGCCATGCGCTGTCGGTGGCGCTCAACCGGGACGAGATCAACAACGTGATCTACCAGGGACTGGGCGTGCCGGGCGTCATCGCGCCGCTTTCGAGCGTGTCGTTTTACCAGGAAGGATGGCGCACCGATTGGGCACAGTACGATCCGGACCTCGCCAATCAACTGCTCGACAAGGTGGGACTGGACCAGCGCGACGCGGAAGGCTTCCGGATGCTGCCCGACGGGCGCCCGTTCAACTTCGTCATCGACTACGGCGCCGACCGCTGGACCGCGGAGCTGGAACTGTACGTGGAGCAGTACCGCGACGTCGGCATTCGCACCGTGATTCGGCTCGGCGATGCGCGCTCGTACAGTGATCGGCGCTGGCAGGGCGAGGGAATGGGCTGGGTTCACAACAACCCGATTGTTCCGCAGGCGGGCGAGCGCCAGTTGATCGAGGACTTCTTTACCTGGGACCAGCAGTTCGACGCCTGGAAGCTGTGGATCGGGTCGCACGCCAATGCGGTGCGCTCGACGCTTCCCGAGGGCGCCATTCTGCCGGCCGGGTGGCAACTGCTGCCGCCCGTACCAAGCTGGGAGTACGTCGGCAGCCGCGGCCGCGCCGCGGAGGAGCCGCCGCTGCACTGGAAGGAGTGGCGGGCGCTCAAGGACCGCTGGTTGAACATGGAGCATGGCTCGGATGAATTCATCGCAGCGGGTATCGAGATCTTCGACTACGTGGTGAAGGACTTTGGAATCATCGGGGCTGTCGGCGAGGTTCCGTCGGTGATTGTTGCCAAGAACGATCTTGGCAACGTCGTTACCGAGGACATCTGGCCGGGCACCGGGGTCGCCGACCTGCTGATGCAGTCCTGGATGGACCAGCTCTACTGGAAGAAGTAGCCGGCTCCGGTCAGAGGGAGGAGGGGCCCCGTGCGGCTCCCTCCTCTCGGAACCCGGCGTCGCACCGGCAGCGGCGAGGCGCTCGGCCGGCGTGGCGCCGGGCAGCTATGGGTCGGCGGCCTGCAGGGCACGGATGTTGTCCAAAAAACCGCGCCGACCGGTGTACGACTCACTTGTAGGGATCCGCCGCATCGCGCAGGCCGTCGCCGAGGAAGTTGAATGCAAGCACGGTGAGTACCACGAGCAGCGCCGGGATGATAAGCCACGGATACAGCGTGACCGAGCGGATGTTCTGCGCCTGCTGCAGGAGGACTCCCCAGCTCACCGCCGGCGGCCGCATTCCGATGCCCAGAAAGCTGAGCGCGGTCTCTCCCAGTATCATCTGCGGGATGGCAAGGGTGATGCTGACGATCAGGTAGCTGGTGAAGGACGGCAGCAGATGGCGCACCAGTATGCGAGGCTCCCCGGACCCCGCAATCTTGGCCGCCAGCACGTAGTCTTCTTCCCTGGTGGCAAGCAGCTTCCCGCGCACCACTCGCGCCAGTCCGGTCCAGCCGAAGATCGACAAGATTATGGTGATCCCGAAGTACACCCGAATGATCGGCCATACCGGCGGCAGCGCGGCGCTCAGCGCCATCCACAGCGGGATCTGCGGAATGTTCTGGAGGAACTCGATGAGTCGCTGGATGATCATGTCTGCGGCTCCACCGAAGTAGCCTGACACTCCGCCCAGGAAACAACCCAGGATGAAACTGATCGCGATCCCCACCAGGCCGACGCTCAGCGACACGCGCGTTGCGTACAGAATCCGGGACAGCACGTCCCTGCCGATGCTCTCGGTACCCAACAGGTGGATCACGCCCGGCTCGTCCACGCCGAAGAAGTGGATGTTGCTCGGAATGAGGCCGAGCAACTTGTAGTCCGAGCCGCGAACAAAGAACCGTACCGGGTAGCGCTGCGACCGGTCCTCCGAAAACTCGAGGAAAAAGGTCTTCGTGCTGCGTTCGCTGGTGACAGCGTAGACGAACGGACGGTGCAGTTTCCCTTCGTGCAACAGTCTCACTCGTTGCGGCGGAAGATGGACCAGGTCGGAGTGCCGTTCGTAGATGTCGTAGGGCGACCAGAACTCCGCGAATACGGCCAAGACCACGAATGTCGCGATCACCGCGGCCCCGAGTCTCGCCAACCGGTGGCGGCGGAACTTGCGCCAGATGAGCTGCCGTTGAGATGCGACGAAGTACGCCTCCTCGGCCTGGCTCAAGCGATCGTCCGATGGAGCACCGCTGTCGGCAACCGCTTCCCGGGAGCCATGCTGTCCACTCCGCCTTGCACTCATTTTTCGAGCCTTATCCGTGGATCCACGATCGCCAGGAGGATGTCCGAGATCAGGGTGCCGATCACGCCCAGCGTACTCACCATCAGTACCAGGGCAGCGGCCAGGTGCATGTCCTGTGCCTGCAGCGCACCGAACAGAAGCGGGCCGACGGTCGGCAGGTTGAGGACGATCGATGTAATGGTCGAGCCGGACACAATCGCGGGCAGCAGGTTGGAGACCTGGCTGATGATCGGGTTCAGCGCGATACGCACCGGATACTTGAAGATCAGGCGCGATTCCGGAAGGCCCTTGGCTTGCGCCGTCACCACGTAGTTCTTGGCAAGCTCATCGAGCAGCGAGGCACGAAGGACGCGGATCAGGCCGGCGGTGCCGGCTGTGCCCAGGACTACAATGGGGATGGGCAGGTGCTTGATCAGGTCCCAGACCTTGGCGATGCTCCAGGCCGACAACTCGTACTCGACCGAGAACAACCCGCCGACATCCATCCCGAAGGTGCTGGAGAAGAACAGCATCAGGATCATCGCGAGCAGGAAGTTGGGCGTAGCCAGGCCGACGAAACCGAACAGAGTCCATAGGTAGTCGCCCACCGAGTACTGCCTGGTAGCGGAGTAGATGCCGATCGGTATTGCCATGACGTAGGTGAATACCAGGGTGGTCATGGAGATGATCACGGTAAGGGTGAGCCGGTCGCCGATCAGTTGCGAAACCGGCCGCTGATACTCCATGCTGCGGCCGAAGTCGCCCTGCAGGATGCGCCACGCCCACCTGAGGTACTGCTGATGGAGCGGCATGTCGAGGCCGTAGCGCCTTGCCAGCAGCTCGATCAACTCGTCGGTCACCCGCTCGCCGCGCAGCCTCATGTTGTCGATCATGTTGGTCACGTAGTCACCCGGTGGAAGCTGGATAATCACGAACGCGACCATCGAAATCGCCACCAGCACGAAGACCATGTACACCAAACGGCGAACGATGTAGCTTACCACGCTGACCTCCCACCGATCTTCAGCAGCGTGTCAGGTCGGATACGTCGACTCACGGGCTGAGACGTCGCAGCGGGTACAGCCCGACGGCCGCCGCGACGAGAGAGCGGGCTCATCCTAGGCGCTGCAGCTTCCTCTTGCAAGCGTGCCGGCAGCCACTACCCGAACCCGGCAGGTCGGCAGGTCGGCAGGTCAGGTGCTGGACGCCTCGCAGGGCAACTCGCTCTACCCGGCGGTGCCAATCGCCAACGACTGCGGTCGATTGTGCTATCATAGAACTTGTGAGTCAGCCGGGAGCATTCCGCAACGCACTGCAGGTCTCGCCGCTTCGCATCGCCACACTTGACGACGCCGATCTGAACGAGTTGATGCGCCATCTGCTGCGCGCCCAATCCGTTCGTTGCGGCTGCCCTGACGCCTCTGTCAACGCTCAGGTCGATGCCGCGGACGAAGGCTGTGACGGATGGTCCGCGCAGCCGAAGTGGCCGGACCCCTGGCTAGGCAACGCTGACACCTGTTGGCAATTCAAATCTGGGACAGCCGGCGAGCCGGCGCGCCTGGCCGGCGAGGTGGAAAAGACGATACCAAAGCGAACGCTGGAGGGGGGCGGACGCTTCGTCCTGGTTGCGAGTGGCTCGACACGCGGACGATCCGGTGAGGAAGCGCGGCGCGACCAGCTTGTCGCCGAAGCACGTGACGCAGGACTCCCTGGCGACAAGATTGCGGTCTATGGCAGCGAGAAGCTCACCGATTGGTGCAACCAGTATCCCGCCATCGCGGCGAGAGTGGCAGGCGCCCCCGCCGGGCTGTCGACGTTCGACGATTGGGCATTCAGCGAAGAGCACCGCATACCCTATCAAGCGTCACCAAAGATCAGCTCGGAACTATCCAGAGCACGGGCTCAACTCGACTTCGACACCCCTGACGACGCCGAGAGCGCGCTGCACCTTCACGTCCGGGGATTTCCCGGAGTAGGCAAGACCCGCTTCGCTTTGGAGTTGTGCCGCGATGCCGCGTGGCGGGACACGGTACTCTATGTTCGCCAATCCGAGGATTTCCGCCTCTCGGCGTTGATCGACACCGCGGCCGAAGCCCCCGATGTCCGGTTGGTAGTGGTTGCCGATGAAACGCAACCCGAGCACCTCGAGCGCTTGCGCGAATCGGTAGGGAGGGCAGACGGACGCGTGCGACTGATCACGGTCGGTAACTGTCACAGTCCTGATCCCACGAGGATTCCCCAGGTCGCTATCGAGCCGCTTGACCCAGCCGCGATGCGTACGGTGGTCGGCGGTTGGTACCCCGAAATGCCACTTGAACACGTCGAATTCGTCATCAACTTTGCCGCCGGCTATTTGAAGCTCGGGCGGTTGGCCGCCGATGCCGTGGACAGAGATCCCTCGGCAACGCTGCCGAATCTGCTCGCTCGGCACGAGATTCGGGGGATCCTCGACAGCCTGTTGGGCGAGGGCGACAGACGCGCGCTTTATGTAGTGGCGGTTCTGACGCACGTAGGATGGACCGATGACAAGCAGGGCGAAGGCAGAGCAATTGCGGAGCACTTCGGGCTCGACTGGAACGATGTAAGGTATCAGGTGCAGCAGTTTCATGACCGTATGGGTATTGCACCCCGTGGTGGTCGGTACCGTTATATATCGCCGGAGCCGCTGGCCCTTTATCTGGCCCATGCCGCGGTCGAAACTTTCCCGGATCTACTGAAGTCGCTACCCGACAAGCTTCCATCAGAATCAACGAGAGACGCATACTTCAAGAGGTTAGAGGCGGTTGCCAGCAACCCGCGGGTAAGGGAGTACTCGCGTGAGCAGTTGAGCCGCTTTTTTTTTCGGATCGATGACTTCGTAGAACCGCACGGTGCCCGCCGCTGGTCTGCGATTTCGACGGCTGATCCGGACCTTGCGGCGAACAATATTGTCCGCGCCCTGAACTCGTCGAGCACCGATGATCGCCGGCGGATCACGTTCCGGGCGCTCGCAGAGCTAGTCCGACGATTGGTTCGCATCGCGTCGAGAACATCGGGATTCCACGACGCTGCCACCGCGCTCGCACTGTTGGCCGAGCCTGAAAACGAGTCATGGGGAAACGGCGCTTCCTACGAATTCGTCGCCAAGTACCACATAACTCTAGGAGGCACGGCACTCCCGTACTTGCAGCGATTGGACGTTCTGGATGAACTGATGGACCTGCGGCGTCCCGGAATCGCTAGACTCGTCGTGCGGGCACTGGCCCAAGTTGGTAGTTCCTCGGCCGGTGGATTCGTAATGCCGTCCTCGGATCAGGTTCCGGAGCCGGGCTGGCAACCGAATTCCCAGGAACAGCTGCTGGAGTGCATAGTGGCCGGAATTGATCGTTTGCGGACCATTGCCGCTGAACGTGATCCCGAACTGCAAGCCGACCTGTTCGCCGCGGCCAAAGAGGTATCATGGTTGCTCCGCTACCGGGATGCAGGCAGCCAAGTAGCGGCCCTCTACATCCGGCTGCGAGAAGCCTATCCTGAGTTGCGCGAACCACTGCGAAAGCGGATAGCCGATACTATTCGCCGGCATAGCGAGAAACTGTTACCGGAACGACTGGAGACGTTACGCCGGTTGCACGCTCGATTCGAAGATTCATCGCTCAACGGCCGGCTGCGTCAAAGTGTCGGGCCGCACGAGTGGGAGCGAGAGACGCAACCGGACTTTGCGTCGTTCGCCGCGGAGTTGTTGGCCGACCTGCAAGTGCTTGCAGAGCAGTGGCCATGGCTGACGTCCGGACAGGCAGGCGCGGCTTGGGAACTGGGCGAGGCACTCGCCGCCAAGGATTCCGGAGGTTCGCTGGTCCGAGAATTGCCGAGGCTGCCCGGTGGCGGGCGGGACCAGCGCATCGTCTGCGGCTACGCCACGGCACGCCGTCGCGCGATGGGTGACGGGTGGTA harbors:
- a CDS encoding fatty acid desaturase, giving the protein MNVNDQWPPLAEVRKDLRVEWYRCPVAPARLRELMRRSDARGWFQAGGHLALFGCTAALAIVCWAHQLWLLFALALFAHGTIGTFFRGLATHELNHKTVFRTKWLNKLFLYVYALPSWDNPFHYAVSHTYHHRYTLHPDGDREAVLPANVSLRFLLLLQLFTFNVWRSRRNLGHGGLLPVLFDTVEAAFGVVGGEWWTAMYADQPREKRKAIWWARAILAFHGAIVVVAVATGLWVLPIVLSLFPFIANWWAHFVGLPMHAGLRDNVTDFRKCVRSITLDPFSEFIYWHMNWHTEHHMYAGVPCYNLSKLYREIAADMPKPRTLAEAWREMRTIWKRQKTDPGYQYDTPLPPTANPGTESAATRREQPDNLSKSIGGLAPAGL
- a CDS encoding plasmid stabilization protein, with protein sequence MASITIRNLDDDVKTQLRIRAAGNGRSMEEEARRILREAVGPKRRTSNLARAIRSRFAPLGGVELELPPREPAREPPRFE
- a CDS encoding type II toxin-antitoxin system VapC family toxin — its product is MYVLDTNVVSELMRPEPAQAVEAWVAGQPAGNLFFSAVGEAELRYGVAIMPEGRRRNQVGAEVEAVLSEDFEGRVLPFESRAARFYAVIAAECRAAGRPAAQADCQIAAIARARGMAVATRNVRHFEHMGIDVTDPWEDE
- a CDS encoding ABC transporter substrate-binding protein, with amino-acid sequence MRRIGVFSPLATFAALLLSGATAWAGAASEPEEQASGTMAATGMYNEAPMLAKLVAGGELPPVDDRLPEVPKVHYMIESVGRYGGELRAFAVTDNIWENDLQGQFGSSLFRRPIDNPFGVEGDLAQGYEINGDRTAMTILLRKGLKWSDGTPYTSEDIRFMLEDYRWHPDLRGGSTYYGVDSVEVVDDYTIRLHSPDGLGDIPLILTAWRGGFRMVFTPSEYMKQFHVDYNADAQKTAAENGFDSWTDYFQNRINDAPLRNTDKPQVEPWELTQITDTIKVMERNPYFWRVDPDGNQLPYIDRVVIQIVNPEVYQLKVSGGDASIAYYRTSLDNLPLYMAGADAGDYRVILYRSHSTAWMKYFTVGRFNKDPVIRELFSDLDFRHALSVALNRDEINNVIYQGLGVPGVIAPLSSVSFYQEGWRTDWAQYDPDLANQLLDKVGLDQRDAEGFRMLPDGRPFNFVIDYGADRWTAELELYVEQYRDVGIRTVIRLGDARSYSDRRWQGEGMGWVHNNPIVPQAGERQLIEDFFTWDQQFDAWKLWIGSHANAVRSTLPEGAILPAGWQLLPPVPSWEYVGSRGRAAEEPPLHWKEWRALKDRWLNMEHGSDEFIAAGIEIFDYVVKDFGIIGAVGEVPSVIVAKNDLGNVVTEDIWPGTGVADLLMQSWMDQLYWKK
- a CDS encoding ABC transporter permease, producing the protein MSQAEEAYFVASQRQLIWRKFRRHRLARLGAAVIATFVVLAVFAEFWSPYDIYERHSDLVHLPPQRVRLLHEGKLHRPFVYAVTSERSTKTFFLEFSEDRSQRYPVRFFVRGSDYKLLGLIPSNIHFFGVDEPGVIHLLGTESIGRDVLSRILYATRVSLSVGLVGIAISFILGCFLGGVSGYFGGAADMIIQRLIEFLQNIPQIPLWMALSAALPPVWPIIRVYFGITIILSIFGWTGLARVVRGKLLATREEDYVLAAKIAGSGEPRILVRHLLPSFTSYLIVSITLAIPQMILGETALSFLGIGMRPPAVSWGVLLQQAQNIRSVTLYPWLIIPALLVVLTVLAFNFLGDGLRDAADPYK
- a CDS encoding ABC transporter permease, whose product is MVSYIVRRLVYMVFVLVAISMVAFVIIQLPPGDYVTNMIDNMRLRGERVTDELIELLARRYGLDMPLHQQYLRWAWRILQGDFGRSMEYQRPVSQLIGDRLTLTVIISMTTLVFTYVMAIPIGIYSATRQYSVGDYLWTLFGFVGLATPNFLLAMILMLFFSSTFGMDVGGLFSVEYELSAWSIAKVWDLIKHLPIPIVVLGTAGTAGLIRVLRASLLDELAKNYVVTAQAKGLPESRLIFKYPVRIALNPIISQVSNLLPAIVSGSTITSIVLNLPTVGPLLFGALQAQDMHLAAALVLMVSTLGVIGTLISDILLAIVDPRIRLEK